A single genomic interval of Drosophila virilis strain 15010-1051.87 chromosome 2, Dvir_AGI_RSII-ME, whole genome shotgun sequence harbors:
- the LOC116651880 gene encoding low molecular weight phosphotyrosine protein phosphatase 1 isoform X3 encodes MTFKKLLFVCMGNSCSSPMAETIMQNLMVKTSLYWEVDSAALRTWNIGRRPHKRCLRVLREHGLRSDHFCRLLTVQDFYYFDYIITMNEHIYKELLLWADANHISNTSNVLMLGSYGKNGKTVSVIDLSPARKLKAFRNAYYQIKECCKQLILGEQPLYHGGFSSVSWQPLDVRHRFTDG; translated from the exons ATGACGTTTAAGAAACTTCTCTTCGTATGCATGG GCAACTCGTGCAGCTCGCCAATGGCAGAGACGATCATGCAGAATCTAATGGTGAAGACCAGTCTTTACTGGGAGGTCGATAGTGCTGCATTACGTACCTGGAACATTGGCAGACGGCCGCACAAGCGATGTCTACGCGTGCTGAGGGAGCACGGACTGCGCTCGGATCACTTTTGCCGACTG CTAACTGTCCAGGACTTTTACTATTTTGACTACATCATAACTATGAACGAGCATATATACAAGGAGTTGCTGCTCTGGGCAGATGCCAATCATATTTCCAATACCTCGAATGTGCTGATGCTGGGCTCGTATGGCAAGAATGGCAAGACCGTATCGGTTATTGACCTATCACCG GCACGTAAACTGAAAGCCTTCAGGAATGCGTACTACCAAATCAAGGAGTGCTGCAAGCAGCTTATACTTGGCGAACAG CCACTGTACCATGGCGGCTTCAGCTCTGTTAGTTGGCAACCCCTTGATGTGCGCCATCGATTCACGGACGGGTAG
- the LOC116651880 gene encoding low molecular weight phosphotyrosine protein phosphatase 1 isoform X4 — protein MTFKKLLFVCMGNSCSSPMAETIMQNLMVKTSLYWEVDSAALRTWNIGRRPHKRCLRVLREHGLRSDHFCRLLTVQDFYYFDYIITMNEHIYKELLLWADANHISNTSNVLMLGSYGKNGKTVSVIDLSPARKLKAFRNAYYQIKECCKQLILGEQMTLI, from the exons ATGACGTTTAAGAAACTTCTCTTCGTATGCATGG GCAACTCGTGCAGCTCGCCAATGGCAGAGACGATCATGCAGAATCTAATGGTGAAGACCAGTCTTTACTGGGAGGTCGATAGTGCTGCATTACGTACCTGGAACATTGGCAGACGGCCGCACAAGCGATGTCTACGCGTGCTGAGGGAGCACGGACTGCGCTCGGATCACTTTTGCCGACTG CTAACTGTCCAGGACTTTTACTATTTTGACTACATCATAACTATGAACGAGCATATATACAAGGAGTTGCTGCTCTGGGCAGATGCCAATCATATTTCCAATACCTCGAATGTGCTGATGCTGGGCTCGTATGGCAAGAATGGCAAGACCGTATCGGTTATTGACCTATCACCG GCACGTAAACTGAAAGCCTTCAGGAATGCGTACTACCAAATCAAGGAGTGCTGCAAGCAGCTTATACTTGGCGAACAG ATGACTTTGATATGA
- the LOC116651880 gene encoding low molecular weight phosphotyrosine protein phosphatase 1 isoform X1, producing MTFKKLLFVCMGNSCSSPMAETIMQNLMVKTSLYWEVDSAALRTWNIGRRPHKRCLRVLREHGLRSDHFCRLLTVQDFYYFDYIITMNEHIYKELLLWADANHISNTSNVLMLGSYGKNGKTVSVIDLSPARKLKAFRNAYYQIKECCKQLILGEQVSIVRYDLPSTDDDNEQVYETINPHRDSSESPDSMNADGQQYPSKSSLIEPCSVCSISAPMSNKKKLCQKCGQKFLAKL from the exons ATGACGTTTAAGAAACTTCTCTTCGTATGCATGG GCAACTCGTGCAGCTCGCCAATGGCAGAGACGATCATGCAGAATCTAATGGTGAAGACCAGTCTTTACTGGGAGGTCGATAGTGCTGCATTACGTACCTGGAACATTGGCAGACGGCCGCACAAGCGATGTCTACGCGTGCTGAGGGAGCACGGACTGCGCTCGGATCACTTTTGCCGACTG CTAACTGTCCAGGACTTTTACTATTTTGACTACATCATAACTATGAACGAGCATATATACAAGGAGTTGCTGCTCTGGGCAGATGCCAATCATATTTCCAATACCTCGAATGTGCTGATGCTGGGCTCGTATGGCAAGAATGGCAAGACCGTATCGGTTATTGACCTATCACCG GCACGTAAACTGAAAGCCTTCAGGAATGCGTACTACCAAATCAAGGAGTGCTGCAAGCAGCTTATACTTGGCGAACAGGTGAGCATTGTGCGCTATGATTTGCCCAGCACAGATGACGATAACGAGCAGGTGTATGAGACTATAAATCCGCATAGAGACTCCAGTGAGAGTCCCGATTCCATGAATGCCGATGGCCAGCAATATCCCTCAAAGTCCTCTTTAATCGAACCGTGCTCGGTGTGCTCAATCAGTGCGCCCATGTCGAATAAAAAGAAACTTTGCCAGAAATGTGGCCAGAAGTTCTTAGCCAAGCtctga
- the LOC116651880 gene encoding low molecular weight phosphotyrosine protein phosphatase 1 isoform X2, with product MTFKKLLFVCMGNSCSSPMAETIMQNLMVKTSLYWEVDSAALRTWNIGRRPHKRCLRVLREHGLRSDHFCRLLTVQDFYYFDYIITMNEHIYKELLLWADANHISNTSNVLMLGSYGKNGKTVSVIDLSPARKLKAFRNAYYQIKECCKQLILGEQVYETINPHRDSSESPDSMNADGQQYPSKSSLIEPCSVCSISAPMSNKKKLCQKCGQKFLAKL from the exons ATGACGTTTAAGAAACTTCTCTTCGTATGCATGG GCAACTCGTGCAGCTCGCCAATGGCAGAGACGATCATGCAGAATCTAATGGTGAAGACCAGTCTTTACTGGGAGGTCGATAGTGCTGCATTACGTACCTGGAACATTGGCAGACGGCCGCACAAGCGATGTCTACGCGTGCTGAGGGAGCACGGACTGCGCTCGGATCACTTTTGCCGACTG CTAACTGTCCAGGACTTTTACTATTTTGACTACATCATAACTATGAACGAGCATATATACAAGGAGTTGCTGCTCTGGGCAGATGCCAATCATATTTCCAATACCTCGAATGTGCTGATGCTGGGCTCGTATGGCAAGAATGGCAAGACCGTATCGGTTATTGACCTATCACCG GCACGTAAACTGAAAGCCTTCAGGAATGCGTACTACCAAATCAAGGAGTGCTGCAAGCAGCTTATACTTGGCGAACAG GTGTATGAGACTATAAATCCGCATAGAGACTCCAGTGAGAGTCCCGATTCCATGAATGCCGATGGCCAGCAATATCCCTCAAAGTCCTCTTTAATCGAACCGTGCTCGGTGTGCTCAATCAGTGCGCCCATGTCGAATAAAAAGAAACTTTGCCAGAAATGTGGCCAGAAGTTCTTAGCCAAGCtctga
- the Rh2 gene encoding opsin Rh2, with product MEKTFAVAISGSGLGPRFEAQAGQNGSVLDNVLPDMAHLVNPYWSRFAPMDPTMSKILGLFTLVILIISCCGNGVVVYIFGGTKSLRTPANLLVLNLAFSDFCMMASQSPVMLVNFYYETWILGPLWCDIYAVCGSMFGCVSIWSMCMIAFDRYNVIVKGINGTPMTIKLAIMKILFIWLMATFWTIMPLIGWSSYVPEGNLTACSIDYMTRQWNPRSYLIVYSIFVYYVPLFLICYSYWFIIAAVAAHEKGMREQAKKMNVKSLRSSEDCDKSAEGKLAKVALTTISLWFMAWSPYLVICYFGLFKIEGLTPLTTIWGATFAKTSAVYNPIVYGISHPKYRLVLKEKCPICVLGNTDEPKPDAPAADTETTSEAESKA from the exons ATGGAGAAGACGTTCGCCGTTGCCATATCGGGCTCTGGACTTGGACCAAGATTTGAGGCCCAGGCGGGCCAAAATGGCTCCGTGCTGGACAAC GTGCTGCCGGACATGGCGCACCTCGTGAATCCTTATTGGAGCCGTTTTGCGCCCATGGATCCGACAATGAGCAAAATTCTGGGTCTGTTCACGCTTGTCATCCTGATCATCTCCTGCTGTGGCAACGGAGTTGTTGTCTACATCTTTGGCGGCACCAAGTCGTTGCGCACGCCCGCAAATCTGCTCGTCTTGAATCTGGCCTTCTCCGACTTTTGCATGATGGCCTCCCAGTCGCCGGTAATGCTCGTCAACTTCTACTATGAAACGTGGATCCTGGGGCCACTGTGGTGCGACATTTACGCGGTCTGCGGCTCGATGTTCGGCTGCGTTTCCATTTGGTCGATGTGCATGATCGCCTTCGATCGTTACAATGTCATTGTCAAGGGCATCAACGGAACGCCCATGACAATCAAGCTGGCCATCATGAAGATTCTGTTCATTTGGCTAATGGCCACGTTTTGGACCATAATGCCCCTGATCGGCTGGAGCAGCTATGTGCCCGAGGGCAATTTGACCGCCTGCAGCATCGACTACATGACCAGGCAGTGGAATCCGCGCTCCTATCTAATAGTCTACTCAATATTCGTTTACTATGTGCCACTATTTCTAATATGCTATTCCTACTGGTTTATAATTGCT GCCGTCGCTGCGCACGAGAAGGGCATGCGGGAACAGGCCAAGAAGATGAATGTCAAGTCCTTGCGCAGCTCCGAGGACTGCGACAAGAGCGCCGAGGGCAAACTAGCCAAG GTGGCATTGACTACCATTTCACTGTGGTTTATGGCCTGGTCGCCGTATCTGGTCATCTGTTACTTTGGCCTGTTCAAGATCGAGGGCTTGACACCGCTGACCACCATTTGGGGCGCCACATTCGCCAAGACCAGCGCCGTCTACAATCCCATTGTCTATGGCATTAG cCATCCCAAGTACCGACTGGTGCTTAAGGAAAAG TGCCCCATCTGCGTTCTCGGCAACACAGATGAACCCAAGCCAGATGCACCTGCTGCGGACACAGAAACTACTTCGGAGGCAGAATCAAAGGCCTAG
- the LOC6635105 gene encoding uncharacterized protein yields MKRTQNMSTATLLVISVLVCLVHAQKVEVPIEETLQRGAIAMETLRRALDEKLPPSAEAHQEGSEILASFQQSLKTCEAQLRKNQLVSEYNTCVGTFQGLALASIGELAGQHWAKSGASRPTLFW; encoded by the exons ATGAAACGCACACAGAATATGTCGACTGCCACGCTGCTAGTGATCTCGGTTTTGGTCTGCCTG GTGCACGCCCAGAAGGTGGAGGTGCCCATCGAGGAGACGCTGCAGCGCGGCGCAATAGCCATGGAGACGCTGCGCAGGGCACTCGACGAGAAGCTGCCGCCTAGTGCAGAGGCTCATCAGGAGGGCTCAGAGATCTTGGCCAGCTTTCAGCAGAGCCTAAAGACTTGCGAGGCGCAGCTAAGGAAAAACCAGTTGGTCTCAGAGTACAATACGTGTGTCGGCACGTTTCAGGGCTTGGCCCTGGCCTCGATTGGCGAACTGGCGGGCCAGCACTGGGCCAAATCAGGCGCATCACGTCCAACTCTCTTCTGGTAA
- the LOC6635106 gene encoding uncharacterized protein yields MKFAIVVLVASIACINAQVAISPFAAANPFAAAYNPYLNGVFGGGAVGPAGAAAPAAPAAPAAAAPFGGFSVSAFFQSIVLQKEADRLLNQPDFPADLAERVENVLADAALGFANCTNATLPWLQIRCVKPALTNAKNELKLIDDEWQARQAASTTAAPAAGGAQA; encoded by the exons ATGAAATTCGCAATTGTCGTACTCGTCGCCAGCATTGCCTGCATCAACGCACAGGTG GCCATTAGTCCTTTTGCGGCAGCCAATCCCTTTGCCGCAGCCTATAATCCGTATCTGAATGGAGTTTTCGGTGGAGGAGCTGTTGGCCCTGCAGGAGCTGCCGCTCCCGCTGCGCCCGCTGctccggcagcggcagcgccttTTGGCGGCTTCTCCGTCTCCGCCTTCTTCCAGTCCATAGTGCTGCAAAAGGAGGCAGATCGTCTGCTCAATCAGCCCGACTTCCCAGCTGACCTGGCCGAGCGTGTCGAGAACGTGCTAGCCGATGCTGCACTAGGTTTTGCCAACTGCACCAACGCCACGTTGCCTTGGCTGCAAATCCGCTGCGTCAAGCCCGCCCTGACCAACGCCAAGAACGAGCTGAAGCTCATCGATGATGAGTGGCAGGCACGTCAAGCGGCCAGCAccacagcagcaccagcagcaggcggTGCTCAGGCCTAA
- the EndoA gene encoding endophilin-A: MAFAGLKKQINKANQYVTEKMGGAEGTKLDLDFMDMERKTDVTVELVEELQLKTKEFLQPNPTARAKMAAVKGISKLSGQAKSNTYPQPEGLLAECMLTYGKKLGEDNSVFAQALVEFGEALKQMADVKYSLDDNIKQNFLEPLHHMQTKDLKEVMHHRKKLQGRRLDFDCKRRRQAKDDEIRGAEDKFAESLQLAQVGMFNLLENDTEHVSQLVTFAEALYDFHSQCADVLRGLQETLQEKRAEAESRPRNEFVPKTLLDLNLDGGGGGLIDDGTPSHISSSASPLPSPMRSPAKSMAVTPNRQQQPCCQALYDFDPENPGELGFKENDIITLLNRVDDNWYEGAVNGRTGYFPQSYVQVQVPLPNGN, from the coding sequence ATGGCTTTCGCCGGATTGAAGAAACAGATCAACAAAGCGAATCAGTATGTGACGGAGAAAATGGGCGGTGCGGAGGGCACCAAATTGGATTTGGACTTTATGGATATGGAACGTAAGACGGATGTGACCGTGGAGCTGGtggaggagctgcagctgaagaCCAAGGAGTTTCTGCAGCCAAATCCAACGGCACGGGCTAAGATGGCCGCCGTCAAGGGCATATCGAAGCTATCGGGACAGGCGAAATCGAATACTTATCCACAGCCCGAGGGTCTGCTGGCCGAGTGCATGTTGACTTATGGTAAGAAGCTCGGCGAGGACAACAGCGTGTTCGCGCAGGCGCTCGTCGAATTTGGCGAAGCGCTGAAACAAATGGCCGACGTCAAGTATTCGCTGGACGACAACATCAAGCAGAACTTTTTGGAGCCTCTGCATCATATGCAGACCAAAGACCTAAAGGAGGTCATGCACCATCGAAAGAAGCTGCAGGGCCGGCGTCTCGACTTTGACTGTAAGCGTCGTCGGCAGGCCAAAGATGATGAAATTCGTGGTGCTGAGGATAAGTTTGCCGAGTCACTGCAATTGGCCCAAGTGGGCATGTTCAATCTATTGGAGAACGATACTGAACATGTCTCACAACTCGTGACCTTCGCTGAAGCACTCTACGATTTTCACTCTCAATGCGCCGATGTGCTGCGTGGCCTGCAGGAAACGCTACAGGAGAAGCGCGCCGAGGCAGAGAGCCGGCCACGCAATGAGTTTGTGCCCAAGACGCTGCTCGATCTGAACTTGgacggcggtggcggcggcctCATTGATGACGGCACGCCGTCCCACATTAGCTCGAGCGCCTCGCCGTTGCCCTCGCCGATGCGCTCGCCCGCCAAGTCAATGGCCGTCACACCAAATCGCCAGCAGCAGCCCTGCTGCCAGGCCCTATACGATTTTGATCCAGAGAATCCCGGCGAACTGGGCTTCAAGGAGAACGACATTATCACGCTACTCAATCGCGTCGACGATAATTGGTACGAAGGTGCCGTCAATGGCCGAACCGGCTACTTCCCTCAGTCATATGTCCAGGTGCAGGTTCCTCTGCCCAATGGCAATTAA
- the Sgsh gene encoding N-sulphoglucosamine sulphohydrolase, with protein sequence MNLRNLLGFVLAWLLLGGGSCSTNAPQNVLLLVADDAGFEMGAYLNKYCQTPNLDALARNGLLFNNAFSSVSSCSPSRAQLLTGQASHASGMYGLHQGVHNFNVLPEVSSLPNVLRAQSEGRILSGIIGKKHVGAGSNFRFDFEQTEEQHSINQIGRNITKIKEYAREFLARAKSEARPFFLLVGFHDPHRCGHITPQYGEFCERWGSGEEGMGTIPDWKPIYYDWRNLEVPAWLPDTDVVRQELAAQYMTISRLDQGVGLLLHELQAAGLAKETLVIYTSDNGPPFPGGRTNLYEHGIRAPLILSSPQPDARRRETSAAMASLLDIYPSVLDAFQLPPPNGTRVSGQSLLPVLHKEPEPVESDAIFGSQNYHEVTMAYPMRMVRNRRYKLIHNLNYWADFPIDQDFYTSPTFQQILNATIQRQPLPWYRTLRQYYQRPEWELYDIKADTLERINLVDKPKYSATLKQLRQKLFKWQAETADPWRCAPHAVLQDRGVFKQDPVCLTLGHEALQRPQRRLLTQYEEYLVV encoded by the coding sequence ATGAATTTGCGGAATTTACTTGGATTCGTGCTGGCTTGGCTGCTTCTGGGCGGCGGCTCTTGTTCCACAAATGCGCCACAAAATGTGCTGCTCCTCGTGGCCGATGACGCCGGCTTCGAGATGGGCGCCTATCTGAACAAGTACTGCCAGACACCGAATTTGGATGCGTTGGCACGCAACGGATTGCTGTTCAACAACGCGTTTAGCTCGGTGAGTAGCTGCAGTCCCAGTCGCGCTCAGCTGCTGACCGGGCAGGCGAGCCATGCGAGCGGCATGTACGGGCTGCATCAGGGCGTGCACAACTTTAATGTGCTGCCCGAGGTGAGTTCGCTGCCGAATGTGCTGCGGGCGCAGAGCGAGGGACGCATCTTGAGCGGCATTATTGGCAAGAAGCATGTGGGCGCCGGCTCCAACTTTCGCTTTGACTTTGAGCAGACGGAGGAGCAGCATTCGATCAACCAGATCGGACGCAACATAACTAAAATCAAGGAATATGCACGAGAGTTTCTGGCACGGGCCAAGAGCGAGGCGAGACCCTTCTTTTTGTTGGTCGGCTTCCATGATCCGCATCGCTGTGGACACATTACGCCGCAGTACGGCGAGTTTTGCGAGCGCTGGGGCAGCGGGGAGGAGGGCATGGGCACGATACCCGACTGGAAGCCCATCTACTATGACTGGCGCAATTTGGAGGTGCCCGCCTGGTTGCCCGACACGGATGTGGTGCGACAGGAGCTGGCCGCGCAGTACATGACCATCTCGCGCTTGGATCAGGGCGTGGGATTGTTGCTGCACGAGCTGCAGGCAGCGGGATTGGCGAAGGAAACTCTTGTAATCTACACCTCGGACAATGGGCCACCTTTCCCGGGTGGACGCACAAATCTTTACGAGCATGGTATTCGCGCGCCGCTGATCCTCAGCTCGCCGCAGCCGGACGCACGCCGTCGTGAGACAAGCGCCGCCATGGCCAGTCTCCTGGACATATATCCCAGCGTCTTGGATGCCTTCCAGCTGCCGCCGCCCAATGGAACTCGCGTCAGCGGCCAGTCGCTGTTGCCCGTGCTGCACAAGGAACCGGAGCCAGTGGAAAGCGACGCGATCTTCGGTAGTCAGAACTACCACGAGGTGACCATGGCCTATCCCATGCGCATGGTGCGCAACCGACGCTACAAGCTCATCCACAATCTCAACTACTGGGCAGATTTCCCGATCGATCAGGATTTCTACACATCGCCCACATTCCAGCAGATACTCAATGCAACCATCCAGAGGCAGCCGCTGCCCTGGTATCGCACGCTCCGGCAGTATTACCAGCGGCCCGAATGGGAGCTGTACGACATCAAGGCGGACACCTTGGAGCGGATCAATCTGGTGGACAAGCCCAAGTATAGCGCCACCCTGAAGCAGTTGCGCCAGAAGCTCTTCAAGTGGCAGGCAGAGACCGCGGATCCCTGGCGCTGTGCCCCGCACGCTGTGCTGCAGGATCGGGGCGTTTTCAAGCAGGACCCCGTGTGCTTGACCCTAGGTCACGAGGCGCTGCAAAGGCCCCAACGTAGGCTGCTCACGCAGTACGAGGAATATCTTGTGGTCTAG